tctttcttttcttttgggcgtgtctgtgctgcttccgccccaacaCCAATCGTTGGatgttcggttggttgctttgtatacaaagcggggggaaaccctttctcGGCAATAGGGAAGGGGCTACCAGAAGAAATTCTCAAAGACTTAACTCAACGCAAAGAGGTGTCTTCAGTTGTTGCCGATGTTCACATAAATCTTCTGTCTGTCATAGAAAATGGCAAAGATAAGTAAGTATACTCACAAACTTCTTTGCCCTTGTAGTTTTGCTCATGCAGTTAATAAATGAGTAAATGAGGGTTTTTTTCTTAGCCCTTTTGATAAGTATCCAAGACAAGGAGATGAGTGGATAAGACAAGTAGGCGAATACATCACCTTGGCGTTACATGCAGAAGTTACCCTTCGCTGCTTAAATCAAGGGGTATCAGGGTATAAAAATTTGAACCCTTCTTGTAAGCTGGAGGTTCTGAATTGTCTGTGTGATGAGGCATTGTCTTCTGAGTAAGTAGATGCTACCATATTTTCTGGAATAGTTCACTTCACTACTGTCATATTAATTATCTTGTAACTTCATTCAGAAAGCTGAGGACCTACATTGACATTGAAGAAAAAAAATGTGTGGCCAGACAAAAAATCAAAGCTGCAACCAGAAAGGTATTTATCTCGGGAAGTTCCTTTTGTGTGGTCAAGTCACTTGGTTGACCTTAATGATCATCATTTTGTGTCTTGTTTCATAGCAAAAGGAGCTGAAAAGAAGACATAATGACATGACTAAAACAATTGAAGGAGGAGATATTGCTAACAATGAGGAAGCAAATGATATCCTTTCTCAAATAAAGGAAGCAGAAGAAGTCAAGCAGGCAGCTCGGAATGGTCTGTAGCAGTATGGCTTGATTTATCTTCATTTCCTGCATTCAATTTGTTTAGCTTTGTTCATCTGTTCAGTTCTCAGTCTGTTTGATATCTTTCACTTTTGTTTATTATATTATTTCACATCTACACCGTCCTGCATCGTTTAATATGTATatattttttctagaaaatatctTTGTAATATAAGTACTTTACTAGGTTCTATTATTCCATCTCCCTATAGTCCACAAAAACTTTTTTTTGCATAGTTTTTATCAAACCTTTAAAATTTTTAACCACCAATATCTTCTAGAATATTTTGACTGAGTGAGTGAAAGATCATATATATTTTATGTAGATACTCGCACAATATAACAATCTTATCAGGTTTTAGAACTATACCAAAATAGATACTAATGTTTTATGTAGTATTTTGGAGATTGTGCTAATGTTTAATAAAAACATAATCTTCTTAAAGACCTGAGGGAGCAGTAGAAGAAAATGGCCAACATAAAGACTGGTGGGAGTATCTAACTTTCACAAACGTCAAATTGTCTGCCAACCATCCATCAATGTGTACTGATTGTGGGTTAACAAATGGATAAATTCAATTGTTTATTATATAATCCAATTTTTTTCATGCATGTGGACATGCTTTTGAAACCCTGTACAGTGGAACAATCGATCTATGATAATTTTCATCAATAGAAACAGTGATGTTACaaatatgaatgaaagaaaaataTAAAAGGCCTATGGATAAAAGAGTCGTCCAATTCCAGCTCTATGTATCATGATCATAGTACTAGAAGTTTAGCAAGGACCACTCCTGGAAACAAACAGCATGTTTGTCCCTGATTTTAAATTTAAGTAGAATCATCTTTAGGGGCATATCTCCAATTCTGAAAGGTTGAACtggattttctgaatatcttctcattTCTCTGAAGCCAGATGTTCCAGCCTCAGTATAACAATCTCCATACTAATATCATTTGGTAGATCCTCAAGAGCCAACAATGTATCTTCATAGACAGAAGTACCTCATTTTCTTCAAGGAATGAGAGTGTACCAGCAACTTTGAGCAAAATGGCAATCCCAAAACAGATACATAAGTGTTTCTTCACAATGATGATTACATATATGACAAGAGTGATCAGTCATCATGAAACATTTTCATTCCAGCAAGGATCTTGTGTTAAttctactccctctattcctaaatatatgtcttttaagagaatttcaatatgaactacatatggatgtatatagacgtattttagagtacagattcactcattttgcttcgtatgtagtacatattgaaatctctaaaaagtcttatattttggaacggagggagtattctgcATGGCTAACGAGAAGAAAATCTTATGCTTGAGTCTACTACAAATCTTCCAGATTAACTTGAAAACTTTTGGAGCCTCAAAAACTCCCATCAGGTGTTTATACATTTTTAAAAAGGAGAATTTGGCATCCATTCTATTGCGGTGCCATCTGTCCTTACTATTCTGATCAACCACTGGGATTATGCTTGGGACTGAAGAAATTGATTATAGGCTGGATTAGACAAAGGCATATGAAAATTATCAGGCCAATCATTTCTTGCACTAAAATTTGGCAAAGATTCTTTTTCATTTCTAGCAAAAGAATGCAAGTCAGGGAATTTCTAAAGCAACGACAAGTTAGGCCATTTATACTGCCAGAAAAGACTTGTGTCCACTTGTCCCACAGACCATGAGGCAAAATATCTTAAAGAGGGCAGGAGCAATGCATGTGGACATAACCATCCAAGAGAAAATAACCATGTTTTTTTCTTTCCGAGTGAATAGGTGGAGAGTCATTTCAGCCTTAGGCTTATATTAGAGTCACATATCTAACCATGTAGTTAGGATTTAATGTTTAACCTTTTTCTTGGATTAGCGTAGAGACATGAAAGGATATACTAATAAAGTAATTAGTATATGTAAGGCTTAATATATTCTAGGTTATTTTGCACTAATTAATAAATATAAATTAATTTAAGAGGGGAACTGATACGGATACAACAATAGTGTTTATGGATATGGATAGTGATACCACAAAAGGAAGAATACAGTAATATGCAGATACCTTAATTTAATTCATATCTGCTCCATGATGTTGTAACAATTGGATGGAGCTCTTTGTAACTCATGATAATGCAACTTGACTATCCTTTTAGAGTCAAGTAAATCATGATTGCTATCTGTTGGCTAACTTGTTTCCACTATAGTGCTTTGTGTTCCCCTTTTCTGGCACATCTTTTTAGACAAAAAGCTCTAGATGAACCCGACTTTGATTTAACGAAGCCATCAACCAGACAGGAAATACAACAGACCTTGGCAACACAATGGTGGCAACACAATGGCTGAACCGATACAATGGGGTTTACTGGAGAGAAAACACAACTACAACCATTACAGGCAAGCACCCATGAAAAGGAACAGAAGAGAGCACACCTAGCAAAAGACGAAGCACTCCATGCTTGGCACTGAAGAAATCATAGCCGAAGCAGCGAAGGAAGACATGATCGACCATCCTAGGGGAACTATTCTCCATGTGGCACCTTGGGACTAGAGGAAGCACAAGACCTTCTATCTCTACCACTTAAGGGGGGCCCTACCCCTCGTCATGGAACAAAAGGCGACACTCTGTTGGGATTAGAAGGATGCCGGACTCGCAGTGTGAAGTAGCCCTAGAGCGACCACCTAGACTTGGGATATACCTTGCCAACAACTCGCCGCTGTCCAAGCACAACCAAAAGGAGATGGAAAGCTATCGGGGATAGCCGCCGAAGAAGCAGGCAACAGGGAACCGAGATGACACGAAGAACATCAAGGGATCAGAGAAACCGGCCACAAAGAAATTCGTAGGAGGCCTCGGCTTCCACCGTGCCACTGTCACCAGGAAGGGGAACCCTATCCCCTTCTGCCAGGATCGAAGATGTTGGAATGATGAAACCGAGTAACACAAAACGTCATTAGAGAACACCAACATGAAGGATGTTTCtgtcccatctctctctctccctctctctctctctccactttGTTGTGAATATCTTCATCATGGCACCTGATTGTAAGGTTCTACACCCCCTTACCTGAAATACTTGAATTCCTCGTGGGAGGGGTGTACCAGATTCATATTAAATCCACTGGCTAGGACTTTAAGGTTTGTATTTGCATGGCCATTGATCAACTAACTAAAAGTCAATGTAAGCTATTTATCCAACTTGATGGGTGGAGTAAGAAGGTTTTTGAGATGCAACAACAACATGGCATTATCCTTGCAGCGAGAATAAGACGTTAGACACCGCTGGGCCCATTGTTGTTTATCCTGCCAAAATACAAGCAACTGTGACAAGGATGGATACACTAACGACAAAAAAAATATGAATGTCGCATAGTGTTCTACATGTGACACCAACCTACCAATTTTAATGTCGAAAGCCTTGCTCTTTTCACCATTGGGCAGATTCCATTTTTGGCCTACCGTCGCTAGAAAACTTAGATCACCATTTGGTGAACGCACCAAGTCGATCCCTCATGGCACCttcaagagtcatggtgatcctaaGACACCCACCCAGTTAATTTTAGATGGACATACACATGATAAATGTTATCCCATATGGTAGTGAACTCAATGAAGATTCCTCATGTGGCAAAAAAGGGATATATAGTAAGGACATAATTGCAATCCAAATTAACCCAAGTAGGTCAAAGGGGAGGGTGGAGAGGGGAAGTAGTAGAGGATGGAGAAGGAGAGGCAAAAAGGCACTGTAGAGGTAGAGCCTTTGAGATAATGGTCAAGAATTATTGTGGAAGAGTAGCAAAGAGTCTGTGAAAAGAGTTGAGAGAAGAAAGGTCAGGCCTCGAAGAAGAAGCATACCTGGATGACTCATAGTAACATGAATCACTTCTTATGGTGGTGGCAATAAAAAGAGCCAATAGAGGCTACTTCTTCATGGAATCTCCTCCACCCTCCCTGGCTCCATTTTCCCTATGATACTTTAGGTGTGAAACCCTAATCTTAAGAGGCTCTTTGCCTTATGTAATGCTTTTATTACCCTTAGCAAAATCCACATTTTGTTGGTGACACCCGGACCATCTAGGCGCTCTCCAAGCAAAAGTTTCTAGGATGATGGCCTTGTGTTTGCTTTGGGTCACATGGATGCTATGCCAATGCCAAGATGATGCCATGACATCCCCACCCTAGAGTGTGCTAAATTGTTATGGGCAGTTACCGCAATATCATGGAACCATGGAGGAATAGAAGATTTTTCAAACTTCATAAAATCAAGACTTGATGCCAACAATGGTCCTACTAGTATAAGGGCGTGTTGTCATGACCTCGCTTTCGCCAATCGTAAGCTACATGCTAGGTCATCTAATAAGGTTGGTCTATACTACAACCGAGAATTAATTTCAAGATGAGTGTTTTGTTGCTTCCCTTTGCCATTTACAGCAAGTGCATCGCTTGGTTATCATACTAGCATATCATATCGGCATGAACATGAAGTTTTGAAATCCGGTGAACTTACAATTGACATGAGATCTTGTAGTTCTATGAGATATCAGTGTTTTCTAAGGGTAGCCATTCAACTCACCAAGGCATATTAAATGAGATGGTGTACCACAAGTAAATGGCTCATCCTTCAAATGGGTAAATGGTGCCTTTCTGTTGAAGTCTTTTGTTAGCATATGTGCTTTTCTAGATAAACCTGACAATGGAGAcaatcactgaaggaaatatgccctagaggcgataataaagttattatttatttcctcatatcatgataaatgtttattattcatgctaaccggaaacatgatacatgtgtgaatacatagacaaacatatagtcactagtatgcctctacttgactagctcattaatcaaagatggttatgtttcctaaccatagacaggtgttgtcatttgattagtgggatcacatcattagaagaatgatgtgattgacatgacccattccattagcctagcacttgatcgtttagtatactgctattgctttcttcatgacttatacatgttcctataactatgagaattatgcaactcccatttaccagaggaacactttgggtactaccaaacgtcacaatgtaactgggtgattataaaggagtactgcaggtgtctctgaaggtacacgttgagttggcgtatttcaagattaggttttgtcactccgattgtcgaagaggtatctctgggccctctcggtaatgcacatcactataagccttgcaagcaatgtgaccaatgagttggttacgggatgatgcattacgtaacgagtaaagagacttgccggtaacgagattgaactaggtattggataccgacgatcaaatctcgagcaagtaacataccgatgacaaagggaacaacgtatgttgttatgcggtttgaccgataaagatcttcgtagaatatgtaggaaccaatatgagcatccaggttccgctattggttattaaccgagaatagttctaggtcatgtctacatagttctcgaacccgtagggtccgcatgcttaaacgttatgatgacaattttattatgagtttataagttttgatgtaccgaagtttgttcggagtcccggatgtgatcacagacataacgaggagtctcgaaatggtcgagacataaagatcgatatattggaagcctatatttggacatcggaatcgttccgggtgaaatcagcattttaccggagtaccgggaggttaccggaaccccccgggggtttattgggcctacatgggcctcgagggagaagagggaaggaggcgggAGGGGGCcgcgtgttgggtttcgtagtaatttcaaaaattccctacgcacacgcaagatcatggtgatgtatagcaacgagaggggagagtgttgtctacatacccttgtagaccgtaagcggaagcgttaggacaacacggttgatgtagtcgtacgtcttcacggcccgaccgatcaagcaccgaaactacggcacctccgagttctagcacacgttcagctcgatgacgtccctcgaactccgatccagccgagtgtcgagggagagttccgtcagcacgacggcgtggtgacgatcttgatgttctaccgtcgcagggcttcgcctaagcaccgctacgatattatcgaggtggactatggtggaggggggcaccgcacacggctaagagatccaagggatcaattgttgtgtctttggtgctagccctgcccctctatttatatgttgagccccagggtcgaaacttggagcaaaagcctcctcaaagtcggttttgcccgaaaggcaagagtcccactcggactccaggaccaaacgccacaatccttggcgtctggcccagacgccatgggcctcggcgtctggcccagggccagacgccagggtctccggcgtttggccccctggcctccgcaaaactcctttttgcaccgatctaaagcctcatgggcttgaccccttggcctaaccatatcatccaatatatgaatctttacgtctcgaccatttcgagactcctcgtcatgtccccgatctcatccgggactccgaactccttcggttcatcaaaacatgtaaactcataatataactgtcatcgtaaccttaagcgtgcggaccctacgggttcaagaacaatgtagacatgaccgagacacgtctccggtcaataaccaatagcgggacctggatgcccatattggctcctacatattctacgaagatctttatcggtcagaccgcataacaacatacgctgttccctttgtcatcggtatgttacttgcccgagattcgatcgtcggtatccaatacctagttcaatctcgttactggcaagtctctttactcgttccgtaatacatcatctcacaactaacatattagttgcagtgcttgcaaggcttatgtgatgtgcattaccgagagggcccagagatacctctccaacaatcggagtgacaaatcctaatctcgaaatacgccaacccaacatctacttttggagacacctgtaatgctcctttataatcacccagttacgttgtgacgtttggtagcacccaaagtgttcctccggcaaacgggagttgcataatctcatagtcatagaaacatgtataagtcatgaagaaagcaatagcaacatactaaacgatcaggtgctaagctaatggaatgggtcatgtcaatcagatcattcaactaatgatgtgatctcgttactcaaataacaactcattgttcatggtcaggaaacataaccatctttgattaacgagctagtcaagtagaggcatactagtgacactctgtttgtctatgtattcacacatgtattatgtttccggttaatacaattctagcatgaataataaacatttatcatgatataaggaaataaataataactttattattgcctctagggcatatttccttcagtctcccacttgcactagagtcaataatctagttcacatcgccatgtgatttaacagcaatagttcacatcaccatgtgattaacacccatagttcacatcgctatgtgaccaacacccaaagggtttactagattcagtaatctagttcacatcgctatgtgattaacacccaaggagtactaaggtgtgatcatgttttgcttgtgagagaatcttagtcaacgggtctgccacattcagatcctcatgtattttgcaaatttctatgtcaacaatgctctgcatggagctactttagctaattgctcccactttcaatatgtatctagatcgagacttagagtcatctagattagtgtcaaacttgcatcggcgtaaccctttacgacgaaccttttttcacttccataatagagaaacatatccttattccactaaggacaattttgaccgctgtccagtgatctactcctagatcactattgtactcccttgccaaactcagtgcagggtatacaatagatctggtacacagcatggcatactttatagaacctatgactgaggcataggaaatgactttcattctctttctatttttgccgtggtcgggctttgagtcttactcaacttcacaccttgtaacacaggcaagaactctttctttgactgttccattttgaactacttcaaaatcttgtcaaggtatgtactcattgaaaaaacttatcaagcgtcttgatctatctctatagatcttgaaactcaatatgtaagcagcttcaccgaagtctttctttgaaaaactcctttcaaacactccttttatgctttacagaataattctacattattttcgatcaacaatatgtcattcacatatacttatcagaaatgttgtagagctcccactcactttcttgtaaatacaggcttctccgaaagtctgtataaaaccaaatgctttgatcacactatcaaaacgtttattccaactccgagaggcttgcaccagtccataaatggatcgctggagcttgcacactttgttagctccctttggatcgacaaaaccttccggttgcatcatatacaactcttcttccagaaatccattcaggaatgcagttttgacatccatctgccaaatttcataatcataaaatgcggcaattgctaacatgattcggacggacttaagcatcgctacgggtgagaaggtctcatcgtagtcaatcccttgaacttgtcgaaaaccttttgcgacaagtcgagctttgtagacagtaacattaccatcagtgtcagtcttcttcttaaagatccatttattctcaattgcttgccgatcatcgggcaagtcaaccaaagtccatactttgttctcatacatggatcccatctcagatttcgtggcttcaagccactttgcggaatctgggctcatcatcgcttcttcatagttcgtaggttcatcatgatctagtatcatgacttccagaataggattaccgtacaactctggtgtggatcttactctcgttgatctacgaggttcagcagtatcttgatctgaagtttcatgatcattatcattggcttcttcactaactggtgtaggtgtcactgaaacagttttctgtgatgaactactctccagtaagggagcaggtacagttacctcgtcaagttctactttcctcccactcacttctttcaagagaaaccccttctccagaaagtttccgaatttagcaaaaaaagtcttgccttcggatctgtggtagaaggtgtatccaatagtttcctctggatatcctatgaagacgcacttctcc
Above is a window of Triticum aestivum cultivar Chinese Spring chromosome 6B, IWGSC CS RefSeq v2.1, whole genome shotgun sequence DNA encoding:
- the LOC123139056 gene encoding uncharacterized protein, whose amino-acid sequence is MVHATKRPKVSLVQTKSISTLKDEIVVPRGTPVTCIAGIKLQSEDVGAAIQFLVFCRSFGEVIMERKGLPEEILKDLTQRKEVSSVVADVHINLLSVIENGKDNPFDKYPRQGDEWIRQVGEYITLALHAEVTLRCLNQGVSGYKNLNPSCKLEVLNCLCDEALSSEKLRTYIDIEEKKCVARQKIKAATRKQKELKRRHNDMTKTIEGGDIANNEEANDILSQIKEAEEVKQAARNGL